The Candidatus Nomurabacteria bacterium genomic sequence ATTTAAAATCTTGAAAAACAACGCCAATCTTGCGACGCAGTAAAGGTATGTGCTTGTCTTTAAGCGTGTCATAGTCAATACCTCCAACGACAATCTTGCCGCTAGTCGGCTTCTCTTCTCTGGTCAACAATTTAAGCAAAGTCGATTTGCCTGCACCACTAGTACCAACGATGATAACGAACTCTTTAGGTTCGACATGTAAACTGATGCGGTTTAATGCCGACTTATTGCTGTTTTTTCCGTACGTTTTCGTAACCCTATCAAGAAGTATCATTGCTTTTCATATTATAGCATAAGTATTGTTTAATAAGAACAAGTGAAATCAGTATTTCACATCTATTTTCTGCACTTTATGGCGGACTTATACACAAACAATAAGTAGATTAAAACAGCGGCTTTGAGAATGCCGTTTCAACGTTATCTATAAGCCTACGAAGAAGCTATTCGCCTAATTGTGATTCCAGATAGGCTTCTATAAAGCCATCAATCTTGCCGTCGAGCACCGCCTGCGGATCTTTCTCTTCATATTTAGTACGAGTGTCCTTCACTAACGTATACGGATGTAGTACATAGTTACGGATCTGTGAGCCCCAGTTTGCCGATTCTCCAGCGCGTAAATCAGCAATCGATTCAGCATGTTGTTCCATCTGTAATTGGGCAAGCTTAGAACGCAAGATCTTCATAGCCGTTTCCTTATTTTGCAACTGGCTGCGTTCGTTCTGAATCGCCACAACCAAGCCAGTCGGCACATGAGTCACTCTCACGGCGCTATCAGTCGTATTGACTGACTGACCGCCATGGCCACCCGCGCGATAAACATCAACTTTCAAATCTTTGTCATCCAACTGCACTTCATCCGGCGTATCAATTTGCGGCAAAACCTCCACCAGCGCAAAGCTCGTCTGGCGTAAATTATCGCTATTAAATGGACTTAGCCGTACCAGCCTGTGAACACCATTTTCAGACCGCAATTTACCGTAAACATAGGGGCCGGTTATTTCGATGACACTTGACTTGATCCCAGCTTCCTCGCCAGCTGAGCGTTCAACGGTCGATGCATTCATACTAGACTTTTCCGCCCAACGTAAATACATTCGCTCTAACATCTCGGCAAAATCCTGCGCATCAGTACCGCCCACTCCGGCGCTTATGCGAATAATTGCATTATGATCATCATATCTTCCGCTATACAGCAATTCCTTTTTGCGATCAGCAAATTCATTTTCTAAAGCCTCTATCTGGCCTTCAAATTCACTTCGTAAACTGTCGTCACCCAACGCCATCAGCTCGGCCATATCATTCACCTGGGCTTGTAATGTCTGCCACGGCTGCACCATTGCGCCTAACGCCGCCTGTTGTTTACTCATAGCCTGCGCATTAGCAGGATTATTCCACACCTCGGGCACGGCAAGTTCGTCATCAAGCGACTGCAATTGCTTGGCTTTTACGTCAATAGCAAGCTGTTCGTACGCGACAGCTATATCATCCTTCAAAACCTGTATTCGTTTCTCAAGTGGTTGCATAGATTAAATTATACAGTACTACCTCGTGTTACACTGGTGACATGATAAAAATTGGTGTATTTGATTCAGGCGTCGGCGGTGAGGCTGTCGCAGAAAGATTACGTCAATTGTTTCCTGAAGCCAAAATCATATCGGTAAACGACAGCGCCAACGTACCTTATGGCACCAAAGCGGCGCACGAGATTACTCGTCTAACAGATTCCGCTATACAGCCACTACTCAAGGCAAAATGCGACGCAATTGTTATCGCTTGTAATACCGCAACGACAAATGCCATCAATCATCTTCGCGCCACCTACCCTAAAGTCCATTTCGTTGGCATTGAACCTATGGTTAAACCAGCAGCCAAACTGACCAAAACAAGTGTCATTGCCGTCCTCGCTACGCCCAGCACTTTAAAAAGCCACCGCTACGCAGAGTTGAAGCGTCAATGGGCGCCAAAACTTACTGTTATTGAGCCTGACTGTGCCAACTGGGCCTCGTTCATCGAACGAGGAGAACTACAACGGGTCGACGTACACGTAGCTGTTCACGAAGCACTAAGATGGCACTCAGACGTAATCGTACTTGGTTGTACCCATTACCATTGGCTGAAAGACCGCATACAGGCCATCGCAGGCCCGAGTGTACGCGTACTTGAGCCATCCGATGCAATCGGTGCCCGCATAGAATCACTTCTTTCTACAGACTCTCTACTGCCTGTATAAACTGATTACCGCGATCAGCGTAATCCTTGAACATATCAAAACTCGCACAAGCCGGGCTAAGTATGACTACGTCACCAGGCTCAGCAGTTGCGGCGGCTGTTTTTACAATTTCATCCATTTTTAATGTCGTATCGTACCTGTTATACCGAGCAAAGCCAACCTCTTTGAGAGCCGCCTCTATCTTTGGAGCTTCTGTTCCTATTAGTAAAACCCTGCGCATTGAATCAACGTTATCCATGACAGCTTGAGCCAGTTCACCATACGAAGCACCTTTGTCAGACCCGCCCAATATCAGAATTTTCGGCGCCTCAAACGACTTTATAGCTGCTATCGCACTACCCGGTGTTGTCGCTATACTATCATCGTAATATTCAACTTCATTAACATCCTTAACTAATTTAAGTCTGTGAGGTAGCCCCTGAAATGCCAGCAGCCCTCGCTCAATTTCATTACCGTCTCTTACCCATGGCCACACAGCACTGATTGCAGCGCACGCATTTTCACGATTATGTACCCCAGGTAATTTCAACGAGGCTACTGAACACAATTCTTGTTCACCATAATAAAACTTACCTTCTCGTACATGTCCTGCATCATCACTCGGATACGCCATAGTCTTACCTGGCGACTGTTTTGCAATTAGTTCGGAGTATTGATTACCCTGTAAATAAATAGTTAAGTCTTCTGGCTTCTGATGCTTAGCGATGTTTGCCTTTGCCCCAACATAGTCATCGAGATCTTTATGTACATCCAAGTGCTCCGGTTCAACACCCAACACGACTGCTACATGCGGACTAACATCGATATCCCATAGTTGAAAGCTACTTAACTCATACACCACGATATCGCTCGGTTTGATCTGATGCAGGACGTCGAATGCTCCTATACCGATGTTGCCGACTAGCCAAGCTCGCTTTCCGGCAGTATCAAGGATAGATTTGATGAGGCTACAAGTCGTACCCTTACCTTTCGTACCAGTAACCCCAATCGTCTGAGCTGGACAAACTTTAAGGAATTCACGTGCCATTGTCGTTACTTCACCAGTCACCTGTACCTGATCTGGCGATATAGCAGGTGTTTTGACAGCCAAGTCGGCCACGATGCCCTTAAAATCCTTAACCCCGCCAACAAATTTCACATCCGACGGCAACGGGTTCTTTGGTTGCGAATTGTTGTCATAGACAGTTATGACAGCATCTGGGTACTTTGTACGGTAATATTTATAGACACTCTCGCCTTCGACGCCATAACCTAAAATAGCTATATTCATAGCCCAAGTATACCCCGACTATACAGTCTCAAACAACGTTGCCAGCTTTTCGTTCAGTCGCACAAGCTCTTTTCGCTCGCCGCTACTTACGCCAGCCAATACGTTGATGTTGTAGCTTATGAATTCTCGAGCTGTCTCAATCATACATTCACGAGACGTGTTTTTAATAGAATCAGGTACCTTTTCATAATCCTTAACAACATCATCTGAAAAATAGCGGTTTGTATAGAAATTGCTTATCTGTGATACAGTCTGAGCACCCATCTGATGCCGACCAAGGGCGTACGATTTAGCGGCATCAATTTCGGCCTCTGTAATTTTGCCATCAAGAACCGCGCGAAGTTCCCGTACAATAATGTCGAACAGGCCATCAGATGTATCCAGATTTACCTGACCACCAAAATCCCAACTACTATCATGAAAACCGACCGATGTATCGCTAAACATACCGTATGCCAAGCCTTTTTTGCGAGCTGCTCCATAAATACGCGACGTCATCGTTCCTGTTAATATATGGTCCAAGCAATCCATGGCGTCTGATTCTTCTTCGCTCAATTCCCTTGGTACAATCATCGACCAAGCAAACGTTAGGTTGGACGCCTCCTTCCGACGAATCAAGGTCGGCTTACCTCCATGGAATTCATCGTGTGGCGCTTCAAAACGTTCTCCGCGCGGTAAATCCCAATCCTCTAGTTGTCGTTTAATTTCGCTTTTTCGTCCCTGCATCTTTCCGGCAATCACGAATCGCATATTCGCTGCTGTGTGCGTTCGCGCATGATGCTCTTTTATGTGGTGCAGCTTCACACGCGGTATCGTCCGCAGTCTCTGATTAAACGTCAATACATCTTCGCCCAGTAACTGCTGCACCTTTGGCCACAGCACACGGTTATGATTATTCAAAAACCCAGTCAGCTCGCTTCGAACGTTGCCCTTTTCAGCCTCTAGCTCCGATGAATTGAATCGAGGCTGACAAATTGACAAGCGCTGTAATTCCAATATGCGCTCCCATTCAAAATCAGCGCAATCGGCCAAATACACCATACTAAGATCGCTTGTATAGGCGTTGTGGTATGCGCCATTTTTTGTAAATTCCGCTTCAAATTCGTGTTCACTTTTGAACTTTGCATTCGCGCCAAAAGCCATATGCTCCATTACGTGTGCAGTTTCGTAAATATTCTTCTTTGCTACATATCTGTTGCCAGCACGAAACTGAAACTGAAAACTCATAACCGAGGCGCCAGGAACGTCTATAAGAAGTCCACGTGCTCCGTTTTTTAACCGGACTTCTTCGACGGTATGTTTCATATTTTTATCCCTACTCTACTTTATTTGCGATTTTTCTTGCGATTCTGTCTCTGCGCCTTTTTCTTTTTTCGAGCCTGATTGCGAACTTTTGATTCGCCAGACTTATTTTTAGCTACAGAAAAGTCGGCGTCGCGGTTCAGTTCACCATTCGTTATTTCATTAACGCCACGCTCAACCGAACTTTCAGCTAAACGGGTCAGTTCAGTTTCATGACTTTCCTCAGCAATCGCTAGGAAGTCGCTTGGGTGTACATGCATTATCGCACCAAGCACCTCATCTCGTAGCGTCAGCTGTAAGCTATCAAATAGTTTCGCGCTTTCAGATCGATATTCAACCAGCGGATCGCGTTGACCAACCGAACGCCAATGGATACCATCGCGCAGATGCTGCATATTCTCTAAGTGCTGCATCCAAAGCGTATCTAGTACTTGCAAGTAGACGTCGCGCTCAATCTTACGCAATGTCTCAGCTGTCATTTCTTTTTCTTTGGTAGCGTATTGGGCCATAACGGCATCTTTTGCGTTTTTCAAGCGTACTTTATCGCGCTTTTCAGCGCCAATATTCAATACATCAGCCTTATTAATTGCAAATAGTCCACTGAATTCCTCAGTAAATTTCGGATTATTTTTAATTGGCAAACTTGCTAAATCGGTAACTTTTTCGCTAATGAGACGTTCAATTTCCGGCTTAATATTATCGCCTTCAAGAATCTTACGTCGCATCGTATACACCACGCGGCGATGACGGTTAATTACATTGTCGTACTGCACAACATTTTTACGAATGTCGTAGTTGTAACCCTCGACTCGTTTCTGTGCAGCTTCAAGCGTCCTAGTGACAGCCTTGTTCTGAATAGGCATATCCTCATCAACTCCCAGACGATCCATCAAACTAGCAATGCGTTCACCCTGGAAAATACGCATAAGATCGTCCTGGGTTGAAACATAAAACTGTGAGTCGCCCGGATCACCCTGACGACCACCGCGTCCGCGAAGCTGGTTATCGATACGGCGCGATTCGTGTCGCTCACTACCGATAACGACGAGTCCACCGAGATCCTTCACGCCTTCACCGAGTTTAATATCGGTACCACGACCAGCGATATTTGTTGCCAGAGTAATGGCGCCTTTTTCACCCGCCTTCTCTACGATTGCCGCCTCGCGCTCATTGTTTTTCGCGTTCAAAATCTCATACTTTATGCCTTCTTTTTTCAAATAAGCAGCGATTAGCTCATTCTTAGAGATAGACGCGCTACCAACCAATACTGGTCGACCAGCCTCGTGATATTCCTTGATCGCCTTCGCAACAGCCTTCAACTTACCGGTCTCGGTTCGGAAAATGAGATCATCATGATCCACGCGAGCAATGGGCCTGTTCGACGGCACTTGAACGACATCCAAGCTATAAATCTGCTGAAACTCTTCCGCCTCGGTGAATGCAGTACCAGTCATACCTGAC encodes the following:
- the prfB gene encoding peptide chain release factor 2 — protein: MQPLEKRIQVLKDDIAVAYEQLAIDVKAKQLQSLDDELAVPEVWNNPANAQAMSKQQAALGAMVQPWQTLQAQVNDMAELMALGDDSLRSEFEGQIEALENEFADRKKELLYSGRYDDHNAIIRISAGVGGTDAQDFAEMLERMYLRWAEKSSMNASTVERSAGEEAGIKSSVIEITGPYVYGKLRSENGVHRLVRLSPFNSDNLRQTSFALVEVLPQIDTPDEVQLDDKDLKVDVYRAGGHGGQSVNTTDSAVRVTHVPTGLVVAIQNERSQLQNKETAMKILRSKLAQLQMEQHAESIADLRAGESANWGSQIRNYVLHPYTLVKDTRTKYEEKDPQAVLDGKIDGFIEAYLESQLGE
- the murI gene encoding glutamate racemase yields the protein MIKIGVFDSGVGGEAVAERLRQLFPEAKIISVNDSANVPYGTKAAHEITRLTDSAIQPLLKAKCDAIVIACNTATTNAINHLRATYPKVHFVGIEPMVKPAAKLTKTSVIAVLATPSTLKSHRYAELKRQWAPKLTVIEPDCANWASFIERGELQRVDVHVAVHEALRWHSDVIVLGCTHYHWLKDRIQAIAGPSVRVLEPSDAIGARIESLLSTDSLLPV
- the murD gene encoding UDP-N-acetylmuramoyl-L-alanine--D-glutamate ligase — encoded protein: MNIAILGYGVEGESVYKYYRTKYPDAVITVYDNNSQPKNPLPSDVKFVGGVKDFKGIVADLAVKTPAISPDQVQVTGEVTTMAREFLKVCPAQTIGVTGTKGKGTTCSLIKSILDTAGKRAWLVGNIGIGAFDVLHQIKPSDIVVYELSSFQLWDIDVSPHVAVVLGVEPEHLDVHKDLDDYVGAKANIAKHQKPEDLTIYLQGNQYSELIAKQSPGKTMAYPSDDAGHVREGKFYYGEQELCSVASLKLPGVHNRENACAAISAVWPWVRDGNEIERGLLAFQGLPHRLKLVKDVNEVEYYDDSIATTPGSAIAAIKSFEAPKILILGGSDKGASYGELAQAVMDNVDSMRRVLLIGTEAPKIEAALKEVGFARYNRYDTTLKMDEIVKTAAATAEPGDVVILSPACASFDMFKDYADRGNQFIQAVESL
- a CDS encoding insulinase family protein — translated: MKHTVEEVRLKNGARGLLIDVPGASVMSFQFQFRAGNRYVAKKNIYETAHVMEHMAFGANAKFKSEHEFEAEFTKNGAYHNAYTSDLSMVYLADCADFEWERILELQRLSICQPRFNSSELEAEKGNVRSELTGFLNNHNRVLWPKVQQLLGEDVLTFNQRLRTIPRVKLHHIKEHHARTHTAANMRFVIAGKMQGRKSEIKRQLEDWDLPRGERFEAPHDEFHGGKPTLIRRKEASNLTFAWSMIVPRELSEEESDAMDCLDHILTGTMTSRIYGAARKKGLAYGMFSDTSVGFHDSSWDFGGQVNLDTSDGLFDIIVRELRAVLDGKITEAEIDAAKSYALGRHQMGAQTVSQISNFYTNRYFSDDVVKDYEKVPDSIKNTSRECMIETAREFISYNINVLAGVSSGERKELVRLNEKLATLFETV
- the secA gene encoding preprotein translocase subunit SecA — its product is MVTRQGVLTKIFGDPQKRVLKGLEKRVGAINALAEKYSAMSKPELKKQTDVLKKRLEKKGTTIDDILPDAFALVREASDRVLGQRHFDVQLIGGMVLHDGNVAEMKTGEGKTLVATLPVYLNALTGKGVHVVTVNDYLAQRDAGWMGEIYHFLGLSTGIIINDASFIYDPEFDNEKHDDPRMRKLRPCTRKEAYAADVTYGTNNEFGFDYLRDNMVNELEEVRQRELHFAIVDEVDSILIDEARTPLIISAPAAENPDSYIQFSKIAAKLVPDDYVLDEKRRTVSLSDEGVEKVQKMLGVKNLYSPDYIRSVYHVDQALRAQTLFHRDKDYVVTNDGEVVIVDEHTGRLMQGRRYNEGLHQAIEAKEGVPVLQESMTLATISFQNYFRLYDKLSGMTGTAFTEAEEFQQIYSLDVVQVPSNRPIARVDHDDLIFRTETGKLKAVAKAIKEYHEAGRPVLVGSASISKNELIAAYLKKEGIKYEILNAKNNEREAAIVEKAGEKGAITLATNIAGRGTDIKLGEGVKDLGGLVVIGSERHESRRIDNQLRGRGGRQGDPGDSQFYVSTQDDLMRIFQGERIASLMDRLGVDEDMPIQNKAVTRTLEAAQKRVEGYNYDIRKNVVQYDNVINRHRRVVYTMRRKILEGDNIKPEIERLISEKVTDLASLPIKNNPKFTEEFSGLFAINKADVLNIGAEKRDKVRLKNAKDAVMAQYATKEKEMTAETLRKIERDVYLQVLDTLWMQHLENMQHLRDGIHWRSVGQRDPLVEYRSESAKLFDSLQLTLRDEVLGAIMHVHPSDFLAIAEESHETELTRLAESSVERGVNEITNGELNRDADFSVAKNKSGESKVRNQARKKKKAQRQNRKKNRK